Proteins found in one Pontibacter sp. SGAir0037 genomic segment:
- a CDS encoding M20/M25/M40 family metallo-hydrolase, giving the protein MSNSTRLILLGLLPVTVAFGNVSQSFAQSATAPKAVAVDKKYENEIKTLAKNTAVKSAFAAILDLEPQTLQDHILLTEIPAPPFKEEVRGKKYAEMLKAAGADSVWVDAAGNVIGKREGKSGKKTVVLEAHLDTVFPEGTDVQVKQKGDTLYAPGIGDDTRGLAMVLSVLKAMEKTGMETEADVLFIGTVGEEGQGDLRGVKQLFSETGPKIDAYIAVDGLGMSGISNRGLGSHRYRITFKGPGGHSSGAFGLANPHNALGRAIHYFSVDADKFTKEGIRATYNVGVIGGGTSVNSIPFESWMEVDMRSESPERVEGLDKLLQAAVQRALKEENQMKRRGTDLEVDVKLIGDRPAGGIDPGHTLVQHAMAATQFMGAEPMLRVGSTNSNIPFSKGVPAVTIGSGGTGGGAHALDEWWINDKGYLAAQRALLLLLSEAGIAKGSKVAAK; this is encoded by the coding sequence ATGTCTAATTCTACCAGATTAATATTACTTGGCTTGCTGCCAGTTACAGTAGCCTTTGGTAATGTTTCGCAAAGTTTTGCCCAATCTGCAACGGCACCCAAAGCGGTTGCAGTGGATAAGAAGTATGAGAATGAAATAAAAACGCTGGCAAAAAACACGGCTGTAAAAAGTGCTTTTGCTGCTATTCTGGACCTGGAGCCACAGACCCTGCAAGACCATATCCTGTTGACCGAAATTCCGGCACCACCTTTTAAGGAAGAAGTACGGGGGAAAAAATATGCAGAAATGTTAAAGGCTGCCGGTGCCGATTCGGTGTGGGTGGATGCAGCAGGTAATGTGATTGGGAAACGGGAGGGAAAATCAGGAAAGAAAACAGTAGTGCTGGAGGCGCATCTGGATACAGTTTTTCCGGAAGGTACCGATGTGCAGGTAAAGCAGAAAGGCGACACGCTGTATGCGCCAGGCATCGGAGATGATACCAGGGGGCTGGCTATGGTGCTGTCGGTGTTAAAAGCAATGGAAAAAACAGGCATGGAAACAGAAGCCGATGTGCTCTTTATTGGTACTGTTGGCGAAGAGGGGCAGGGCGACCTGCGGGGGGTGAAACAACTCTTTTCTGAAACAGGACCGAAGATAGATGCTTATATTGCGGTAGATGGCTTGGGAATGAGCGGCATCTCTAACAGAGGCTTGGGTTCGCACCGTTACCGTATCACGTTTAAAGGACCTGGCGGTCATTCTTCTGGTGCTTTCGGGCTTGCCAATCCTCACAATGCTTTGGGGCGTGCCATTCATTATTTTTCCGTTGATGCTGATAAATTTACTAAAGAGGGCATCCGGGCTACTTACAATGTGGGCGTGATCGGAGGCGGTACCTCTGTCAATTCTATTCCGTTTGAATCGTGGATGGAAGTTGATATGCGCTCAGAAAGTCCTGAAAGAGTGGAAGGCCTTGACAAGCTGTTACAGGCTGCCGTACAACGTGCCCTGAAAGAAGAGAACCAGATGAAGCGGCGCGGAACAGACCTGGAAGTAGATGTAAAACTGATAGGAGACCGTCCGGCAGGAGGTATTGACCCTGGCCATACTTTAGTGCAGCATGCTATGGCTGCCACGCAGTTTATGGGAGCAGAACCTATGTTAAGAGTCGGTTCTACCAATTCTAATATTCCTTTTTCAAAGGGTGTTCCGGCTGTAACCATAGGTAGCGGCGGAACGGGTGGTGGTGCTCATGCCCTGGATGAGTGGTGGATAAACGATAAAGGTTATCTGGCTGCACAAAGGGCGTTACTTCTGCTGTTGTCTGAAGCAGGTATTGCCAAAGGAAGCAAAGTAGCAGCAAAATAG
- a CDS encoding RagB/SusD family nutrient uptake outer membrane protein, which translates to MRKILYTPLVAFLLIVTACDKDYLEVEPTDNVSSQSVFTTTTNAWAALNGIHRNMLVRQDDQSEFGEGGVKVNFDILGEDLAFASASNSWHLGTYRWNDHRNMNSSVSQYVWEFYYRMIGNANMIINNIDGADGPDADKNAIKGQALVYRAWSHYQLVQVYGKRYNAGAANNQLGVPIMLVNTIEGQPRATVEEVYTQVNADLDEAMALLSEYERTYKSHFNVSVVKGLKARVALTMQRWAEAAEYASEVIEESGATLMSRTQYTEGFNNIDNPEWLWGSKQIGDQQTYFASFFAYMSANFNSTNIRVNPKLINSALYNQIPETDIRSEMWDATGASIPAPPNGTKAPYATKKFLAESAAISVGDVPHMRLAEMYLVKAEAQARLGQDDAAAETLFTLVSNRDPEYVKSGNTGQDLLNEILFQRRIELWGEGFRFLDLKRTNSPLNRTGANHNTAYAVVMTVEPGQVDWEFLIPQGEMNANSKMEQNPL; encoded by the coding sequence ATGAGAAAGATATTATATACACCACTGGTTGCTTTTCTGCTTATCGTTACTGCCTGCGACAAAGATTACCTGGAGGTAGAACCTACCGATAATGTATCTTCACAATCTGTTTTTACCACAACGACCAATGCCTGGGCTGCCTTAAACGGCATACATAGGAATATGCTTGTACGGCAGGACGACCAGAGTGAATTTGGAGAGGGTGGGGTGAAGGTGAATTTTGATATCCTGGGGGAAGACCTGGCCTTTGCATCGGCATCTAACAGCTGGCACCTGGGCACTTATAGGTGGAACGATCATCGTAACATGAATAGCAGCGTGTCGCAGTACGTTTGGGAATTCTATTACAGGATGATTGGTAATGCCAACATGATTATTAATAACATAGACGGAGCCGATGGACCCGATGCCGATAAGAATGCTATAAAAGGACAGGCGCTGGTTTACAGGGCATGGTCGCATTATCAGCTGGTGCAGGTGTATGGTAAAAGGTATAATGCCGGTGCTGCAAATAACCAGTTAGGTGTACCTATTATGCTAGTGAATACAATAGAGGGGCAACCACGCGCAACAGTTGAGGAGGTGTATACGCAGGTGAATGCCGATCTGGATGAGGCAATGGCGCTGTTGTCGGAGTATGAAAGAACATACAAATCGCATTTTAATGTAAGTGTGGTAAAGGGCCTGAAAGCACGTGTTGCCCTTACGATGCAACGCTGGGCTGAGGCTGCAGAGTATGCCTCTGAGGTGATAGAGGAATCTGGAGCTACGTTAATGAGCCGGACACAATATACTGAAGGGTTTAATAATATAGATAACCCGGAGTGGTTGTGGGGAAGTAAGCAGATCGGAGATCAGCAAACCTACTTTGCTTCGTTTTTTGCCTATATGTCGGCTAATTTCAACTCCACAAACATTCGGGTTAACCCAAAGCTCATAAATTCTGCTTTGTATAACCAGATTCCAGAAACAGATATACGCTCTGAAATGTGGGATGCCACAGGTGCATCAATACCTGCACCGCCAAATGGTACCAAAGCGCCCTATGCAACTAAAAAGTTCCTGGCTGAGAGTGCTGCCATTAGCGTTGGAGATGTGCCGCACATGCGCCTGGCTGAGATGTACCTGGTTAAAGCAGAGGCACAGGCCCGCCTGGGACAGGACGATGCTGCCGCCGAAACACTCTTTACCCTGGTTTCTAACAGAGACCCGGAATATGTTAAGTCGGGTAATACCGGGCAAGATCTTTTGAATGAGATTCTGTTTCAGCGCCGGATTGAATTGTGGGGGGAAGGGTTCCGGTTCCTGGACCTGAAGCGCACCAACAGCCCGCTTAACCGAACCGGAGCTAACCACAATACGGCCTATGCTGTTGTAATGACGGTTGAGCCCGGCCAAGTGGACTGGGAGTTTCTGATTCCGCAGGGAGAGATGAACGCAAATTCTAAAATGGAGCAAAATCCACTTTAA
- a CDS encoding M14 metallopeptidase family protein — MIKDYKFYLALAFVLLWRVSLSLAQGLPSPKEHFGFTIGDDYQLATYTQTEAYFKKLAAASDRVNLVDMGLTEEGRHQYMVIISSPENIKNLGRYKEISQKLARAENLTEEQARAMAAEGKSIIWIDGGLHATETVGAHQLIETIWQLASRTDKETLRILDQDIILLAHANPDGQELVSNWYMRERKPEKRSLSHLPRLYQKYVGHDNNRDFYMMNMKESQNISRQLFVEWIPQIMYNHHQRGPAGSVLAGPPYRDPFNYVYDPLLVTSLDAVGAAMNNRLNAEDKPGYTQRAGSQFSTWWNGGLRTTPYFHNMIGLLTEIIGGPTPEDVPLVPQRLIPNGATPNPVTPQKWHFRKSIDYSVSLNYAVLNYAARHSDELLYNIYLMGKNSIERGSKDYWALSPKHVDAINAAHSKDQAKEAKAKESESNEGDFAFGQGGGIPPKYFDAILKDPALRDPRGYIIPADQVDFPTAVTFVNALIKSGILVHKATAEFTVANKKYPAGSYVVRTNQAFRPHVMDMFEPQEHPNDFQYEGGPPIRPYDAAGWTLAYQMGVQFDRILDSFDGPFQRVPYGELQSPKGNLDAAAATRGYVLKAGANNSFIAVNDLLQAGAEVYRIQHTGSDQGSFFVPATDKAKPVLEKAAADYSLAIKGVDQQPSGAATKVTPVRIALWDTYGGSMPSGWVRWLMEQYHFPVKLVYAQDIDAGKLREQYDVIVFVTRAIPALQDLNNNRSRANASREPNPKDVPAEYRAHLGKITLDKSVPQLKAFMEAGGTVVTIGSSTNLAYHLGLPVRNALVEMTASGQEKSLPSTKYYIPGSILRVKYDTMQPAAWGMPSEGDVYFDNSPVFKVTPDAILKGDIKPLAWFSSNKPLRSGWAWGQEYLQDGIAAFVAPVGAGKLYAFGPEITFRGQAHGTFKLLFNQLYLNNETSQTMR; from the coding sequence ATGATAAAAGATTACAAATTCTACCTGGCCTTAGCCTTTGTTTTGTTGTGGCGGGTTTCCTTGTCTTTGGCACAGGGGCTTCCATCTCCGAAAGAGCATTTTGGTTTTACGATAGGAGACGATTATCAGTTGGCAACCTATACCCAAACGGAAGCATACTTTAAAAAGCTGGCTGCAGCTTCCGATCGGGTTAACTTGGTAGACATGGGACTTACGGAAGAAGGCCGCCATCAATATATGGTGATTATCTCCTCTCCCGAAAACATAAAGAACCTGGGCCGCTACAAAGAAATCTCTCAGAAGCTTGCCCGTGCCGAAAACCTGACCGAAGAACAGGCGCGGGCGATGGCTGCCGAGGGGAAGAGTATTATCTGGATTGACGGTGGTTTGCATGCCACCGAAACAGTGGGCGCACATCAATTGATAGAAACAATCTGGCAACTAGCCAGCCGTACCGACAAGGAAACACTGCGCATTCTCGACCAGGATATTATACTGCTGGCCCATGCCAATCCGGATGGGCAGGAACTGGTAAGTAACTGGTATATGCGGGAGCGGAAACCTGAAAAACGTTCGTTAAGTCACCTGCCCAGGCTTTACCAGAAGTACGTTGGGCATGACAATAACCGAGATTTCTACATGATGAACATGAAAGAGTCGCAGAACATCAGCCGGCAGCTTTTTGTGGAGTGGATTCCACAGATTATGTACAACCACCACCAGCGAGGCCCTGCGGGATCTGTGCTGGCCGGCCCACCTTACCGCGATCCGTTCAACTATGTATACGACCCCCTGCTGGTAACGAGCCTGGATGCCGTTGGGGCCGCCATGAACAATCGTCTGAATGCAGAGGATAAGCCTGGTTACACGCAACGTGCTGGTTCACAATTTTCTACCTGGTGGAACGGCGGGCTGCGTACCACGCCTTATTTCCATAACATGATCGGCCTTCTGACAGAGATTATTGGTGGGCCTACGCCTGAGGATGTGCCGCTGGTGCCACAACGGCTTATCCCAAATGGTGCCACGCCTAACCCGGTAACGCCGCAGAAATGGCATTTCAGAAAGTCAATCGATTATTCTGTGTCGCTGAATTATGCTGTACTGAATTATGCGGCACGCCATAGCGATGAGCTGTTGTATAACATTTACCTGATGGGGAAGAATTCTATAGAGCGGGGCAGCAAAGACTACTGGGCCCTTTCTCCGAAACACGTAGACGCCATCAATGCCGCTCATTCCAAAGATCAGGCTAAAGAAGCCAAGGCTAAAGAATCGGAGAGCAATGAAGGTGATTTTGCTTTCGGACAGGGAGGTGGTATTCCGCCCAAGTATTTCGACGCCATACTGAAAGATCCTGCTCTCCGTGATCCGAGAGGGTATATTATTCCGGCTGATCAGGTTGATTTTCCAACAGCTGTTACGTTTGTGAATGCCCTGATTAAGTCTGGCATATTGGTGCACAAGGCAACAGCTGAGTTTACTGTCGCAAACAAGAAGTATCCGGCTGGTTCTTATGTTGTGCGAACAAATCAAGCTTTCCGCCCACATGTAATGGATATGTTTGAGCCGCAGGAGCACCCAAATGATTTTCAATATGAGGGAGGCCCGCCTATTAGACCTTACGATGCAGCCGGCTGGACACTGGCTTACCAGATGGGCGTACAGTTCGACCGCATACTGGATAGTTTCGACGGCCCTTTTCAGCGTGTGCCTTATGGCGAACTGCAGTCTCCGAAAGGAAACCTGGATGCGGCAGCGGCCACACGCGGCTATGTGTTAAAAGCGGGCGCAAATAACTCTTTTATTGCCGTGAATGATTTGCTGCAGGCAGGGGCAGAGGTGTACCGTATACAGCATACAGGGTCCGATCAAGGTTCTTTTTTTGTGCCGGCAACCGATAAAGCAAAACCAGTTTTGGAAAAAGCTGCTGCAGACTACAGCCTTGCCATAAAAGGTGTGGACCAGCAGCCTTCCGGTGCAGCCACAAAAGTAACTCCTGTACGCATTGCACTATGGGATACCTATGGTGGTTCTATGCCTTCTGGCTGGGTACGCTGGCTAATGGAACAGTATCATTTTCCGGTAAAGCTTGTATATGCACAGGATATTGATGCAGGTAAACTGCGGGAACAATACGATGTAATTGTATTTGTGACCAGGGCCATTCCTGCTCTACAGGATTTGAACAACAACAGGAGCAGAGCCAATGCCTCCAGGGAGCCGAACCCAAAAGATGTTCCTGCAGAATACCGGGCACACTTAGGTAAAATAACCCTTGATAAGTCTGTGCCGCAGTTAAAAGCCTTTATGGAAGCAGGAGGTACTGTTGTTACGATAGGCAGCAGCACCAATTTAGCCTATCATCTTGGGTTGCCAGTGCGTAATGCCTTAGTAGAGATGACGGCTTCAGGCCAGGAAAAATCTCTTCCGTCAACAAAGTATTATATACCGGGTAGCATCCTGCGTGTGAAGTATGATACTATGCAGCCAGCTGCATGGGGAATGCCATCTGAGGGAGATGTGTACTTTGACAACAGCCCGGTATTTAAAGTTACGCCCGATGCCATTTTAAAAGGAGATATAAAACCACTGGCCTGGTTTTCATCTAATAAGCCACTTCGGAGTGGCTGGGCCTGGGGGCAGGAGTATCTGCAGGATGGTATAGCCGCCTTTGTCGCACCTGTAGGAGCAGGTAAGTTATATGCTTTCGGGCCCGAAATTACTTTCCGCGGACAAGCTCATGGCACTTTCAAGCTCCTCTTCAATCAGTTGTACTTAAACAATGAAACCTCTCAAACGATGAGGTAA
- a CDS encoding SIMPL domain-containing protein — translation MKKTYLITLLLLFCGMMQLQAQQIMPPHINVSGTGEVKLKPDEVVLSFGFEVRDKSLEKARKQVDSQSSSVISYLKKQGIDERLIQTSYVSVYPMYQGGEFANAAPEFYMAQKTMTVVVKQLNKYDELVAGLYKAGVNRVDGVSFRVSELEKHKAEAQKRAVNNARQKAQALANELGSKTGRVYAINETSGSNNPSPVYAKSLRMEADMAGDGPSIAGGEVLVTSSVQVTFLLE, via the coding sequence ATGAAAAAAACCTATTTGATCACCCTCCTGCTTTTATTTTGTGGTATGATGCAACTACAGGCACAGCAAATTATGCCACCGCACATTAATGTGAGCGGCACAGGCGAAGTTAAGTTAAAACCCGACGAGGTGGTTTTGAGTTTTGGTTTCGAAGTAAGAGACAAAAGCCTGGAAAAAGCCCGTAAGCAGGTAGACTCTCAATCTTCCTCCGTTATTTCTTACCTCAAGAAACAAGGTATTGATGAGCGGCTTATTCAAACTTCTTATGTAAGCGTTTACCCCATGTATCAGGGAGGAGAATTTGCCAATGCTGCTCCGGAGTTTTACATGGCCCAGAAAACTATGACGGTAGTAGTAAAGCAGCTAAATAAGTATGACGAACTGGTAGCCGGTTTGTATAAAGCAGGTGTGAATCGTGTAGACGGAGTATCTTTCCGGGTATCTGAGCTGGAGAAACACAAGGCAGAAGCACAGAAACGTGCCGTGAATAATGCCAGACAAAAAGCCCAGGCACTGGCAAATGAACTGGGCAGCAAAACAGGCCGTGTTTATGCCATCAACGAGACCTCCGGCAGCAACAATCCGAGTCCGGTTTATGCCAAATCACTCCGAATGGAAGCCGACATGGCTGGCGATGGCCCTTCCATTGCTGGCGGTGAAGTACTGGTTACTTCTTCTGTGCAGGTTACTTTCCTGCTGGAGTAG
- a CDS encoding site-specific integrase: protein MRQCIKIIFYLKKPRHYQAGPVPIYLRITIAGKRAEISTGRNCEPGRWNSSAGRAAGTREAVVSLNVYLDTLQARVQEAHRQLLEAGQEVTAENVKIRFSGKQEKVRTLLEELREHNHRMEALVGAEYSSATLKGYRTSLGHTEGFIQFKYGTQDIPLRQVDHAFVTDYDFYLRSVCRCSASSAAKYLKHLKKITRTCLAHGWIERDPFLHYKAKVKPVERVFLSEEELEKIAAKELVTERLSQVRDIFLFSCYTGLAYADVQQLKRSDIGKGVDGEQWVFKQRQKTDTPSRIPLLPAALAILERYRQHPQCLYKDRLLPVLSNQKMNAYLREIMDVCGITKPVTFHTARHTFATTVTLLNGVPMESVSKMLGHTSIKTTQHYAKVLDQKVSEDMGMLKSKFRSVPAEENMCCTKSFEVKGLTFISTTRIHQK, encoded by the coding sequence ATGCGCCAGTGTATCAAAATTATCTTTTACCTCAAAAAGCCACGGCACTACCAGGCAGGCCCAGTGCCTATTTATCTTCGTATCACCATCGCCGGAAAAAGAGCAGAAATCTCCACCGGAAGAAACTGCGAGCCCGGCCGCTGGAACTCCTCTGCCGGAAGAGCCGCAGGTACCAGGGAAGCCGTAGTTTCCCTTAATGTTTACCTGGACACGCTCCAGGCCCGGGTACAGGAGGCACACCGCCAGTTACTGGAGGCAGGCCAGGAAGTTACGGCTGAAAATGTTAAAATCAGGTTCTCCGGCAAGCAGGAAAAGGTACGAACGCTCCTGGAAGAGCTCAGGGAGCATAACCACCGAATGGAGGCTTTAGTGGGAGCAGAATACTCCTCCGCCACGCTGAAAGGCTACAGAACTTCCCTTGGTCACACTGAAGGTTTCATCCAGTTCAAGTACGGCACCCAGGATATTCCCCTGCGCCAGGTGGACCACGCCTTCGTTACCGACTACGACTTCTACCTCAGGAGCGTATGCAGGTGCTCCGCCAGCTCTGCGGCCAAATACCTCAAGCACTTAAAGAAGATTACGCGCACCTGCCTGGCCCACGGCTGGATAGAGCGCGACCCTTTCCTGCACTACAAGGCTAAGGTAAAGCCAGTAGAACGGGTGTTTCTTTCAGAGGAGGAGTTGGAGAAGATAGCAGCAAAAGAGTTAGTGACAGAGCGGCTTTCGCAGGTGCGGGACATCTTCCTCTTCAGTTGTTATACCGGCCTGGCTTACGCCGACGTACAGCAGCTGAAAAGAAGTGACATCGGCAAAGGCGTGGACGGAGAGCAATGGGTGTTCAAGCAGCGTCAGAAAACCGACACCCCCTCCCGCATTCCGCTGCTACCGGCGGCCCTGGCTATACTGGAGCGTTACCGGCAGCACCCGCAGTGCCTCTACAAGGACCGGCTCCTGCCCGTGCTCAGCAATCAGAAGATGAACGCCTACCTCAGGGAAATTATGGACGTGTGCGGTATTACCAAGCCTGTTACTTTCCACACCGCCCGCCACACCTTTGCCACCACCGTCACGCTGCTTAACGGTGTACCGATGGAGAGCGTCTCGAAGATGCTCGGCCACACCTCCATCAAGACTACCCAGCACTATGCTAAGGTGCTCGACCAGAAGGTGAGTGAGGACATGGGGATGCTGAAAAGTAAGTTTAGAAGTGTTCCGGCAGAAGAGAATATGTGCTGTACTAAATCCTTTGAGGTAAAGGGACTGACCTTTATTTCTACAACAAGAATTCATCAAAAATAG
- a CDS encoding TonB-dependent receptor produces MRRLLLSFTLLLVLVHQVTAQRTSISGKVTDKETGQGLPGVSVIVKGTAVGAATGLDGSYTINVPTSGSILEFRFIGYQAVERTIGNESIINVTLGSDQQMLEEVVVVAYGTANKSSFTGSAVQLGSQEFEKRPVTNITNALSGKAAGVQTTSGSGQPGEGPTVRIRGIGSINGNNDPLYVVDGVPYSGSIANLSVDDIETISVLKDAASASIYGARAANGVVIITTKTGRNGRNQLSVKLSQGVSNRAIQEYDRLDAFQYYPLMWEAYRNSLAYRSSNPQTLEQANVNASNGIKGLLGYNPFNVPNNQIVLTDGTINPNAQLLYPDDLDWEAPITRTGSRADYNINYSGGNEKSDYFVSLGYLNDKGFAIRTDYERVTGRVNVNTRPVDWFKGGLNIAGTVTNSNQVATTGSTTFVNPFFLSRTMGPIYPVYAHDPVTGAYILDEKGERIFDLGSMSDLGLPTRANSPGRHIVAETLMNDYGFKRNVLSARTSGEISFLKNFKFTTNISVDITNNNNKTYQNTLVGDGAPAGRASRTSANTTSYNFNQLLNYSKTFGNHTLDLLMGHENYDWTYDYFTGSRQGIISEGNTELINFTTTNNIESRQDKYRTEGFFSRVNYSFEDKYSLSASYRRDGTSRFYRDVRWGDFWSVGAAWRLDQETAIHLPDWVGMLKLRGSYGEVGNDDVGDYYAWQALYELGYNNASEPGYLQSTLGNQELVWESNNSFDVGVDFNLFNRLSGSVEYFNRQSENLLFEVPLPISSGIMTRFENVGAMYNRGVEVQLTADLVRGAGFGWNVDFNWTSYKNRITKLPQDEIINDTKKLMVGQSIYDFWLRDWYGVDPATGAALYRADSYNESNSMIIGNDTVTTNINNARYQYSGSAIPKFSGGITNTFSYKNLSLSALITYQVGGKVYDAAYAALMSSGTYGTALHVDALNRWQKPGDITNVPRMDNSQTSNFNGSNSDRWLIDGSHLNIRSVNLSYSLPSSLASRLQLQNAVIYLTGENLALISRRKGLNVTQAYTGVTSNYYSAARVLTLGLNLTL; encoded by the coding sequence ATGAGAAGACTATTACTAAGTTTTACGCTATTGCTTGTACTTGTACACCAGGTAACAGCACAGCGTACAAGCATATCGGGTAAGGTAACAGATAAGGAGACAGGACAGGGCTTGCCAGGAGTGTCTGTTATTGTAAAAGGAACAGCAGTGGGCGCTGCCACTGGTTTGGATGGCAGCTATACTATAAATGTGCCAACTAGTGGTTCGATACTTGAATTCCGCTTTATTGGTTACCAAGCTGTAGAACGCACCATTGGTAACGAGAGCATTATTAATGTGACGCTCGGCAGTGATCAGCAGATGCTGGAAGAGGTAGTGGTGGTGGCCTATGGTACAGCCAATAAAAGTTCTTTTACGGGTTCAGCTGTGCAGCTCGGGAGCCAGGAATTTGAAAAAAGGCCGGTTACTAATATAACTAATGCCTTATCGGGTAAGGCAGCGGGGGTACAGACCACCTCCGGAAGCGGACAGCCTGGTGAAGGACCTACAGTTCGGATCAGGGGAATTGGCTCCATCAACGGGAATAACGACCCGCTCTATGTAGTTGATGGTGTTCCGTATTCAGGCTCTATCGCCAATCTAAGTGTTGATGATATTGAAACCATATCAGTGCTGAAAGATGCGGCTTCGGCTTCAATTTACGGTGCAAGGGCTGCTAACGGTGTGGTGATTATTACCACTAAAACAGGTAGGAATGGCCGTAACCAGCTGAGCGTTAAACTCTCGCAGGGGGTGTCGAACAGAGCCATTCAGGAATACGATAGATTAGATGCTTTTCAGTACTATCCGCTTATGTGGGAAGCATATCGAAACAGCCTGGCTTACCGTTCATCGAATCCACAAACATTAGAGCAGGCAAATGTCAATGCCTCCAACGGAATCAAAGGTTTACTTGGCTATAATCCTTTTAACGTGCCCAACAACCAGATTGTGCTAACGGATGGTACTATCAATCCCAATGCGCAATTGCTTTACCCGGATGACTTGGACTGGGAAGCTCCCATTACACGCACAGGCTCCCGCGCCGACTATAACATTAACTACAGTGGAGGTAACGAGAAGTCAGATTATTTTGTATCGCTTGGTTACCTGAACGACAAAGGTTTTGCTATCAGAACAGATTATGAACGTGTTACAGGGCGTGTAAATGTTAATACCAGACCAGTAGACTGGTTCAAGGGAGGACTGAATATTGCAGGCACTGTTACAAACTCAAATCAGGTGGCTACGACTGGTAGTACCACATTTGTCAATCCCTTTTTCCTTAGCCGCACCATGGGGCCTATTTATCCAGTCTATGCACACGATCCTGTTACGGGAGCATATATTCTAGATGAAAAAGGTGAGCGAATATTTGATTTAGGAAGCATGAGCGATTTGGGGCTTCCCACACGCGCTAACAGTCCGGGAAGGCATATAGTGGCAGAAACCTTAATGAATGACTATGGCTTTAAGCGTAACGTATTAAGTGCGAGAACATCTGGTGAGATTTCTTTTTTAAAGAACTTCAAGTTTACCACAAATATCAGCGTTGATATAACTAATAATAACAACAAAACTTATCAGAATACCTTAGTAGGAGATGGTGCTCCGGCCGGAAGGGCAAGCCGTACCAGTGCCAACACAACCAGCTATAACTTTAACCAGCTGCTCAACTATTCTAAAACATTTGGTAATCATACCTTAGACCTCTTGATGGGGCACGAAAATTATGACTGGACCTACGATTACTTTACCGGTTCCCGCCAGGGCATTATTTCCGAAGGCAATACAGAGCTGATCAATTTTACAACGACCAACAACATAGAGTCGCGCCAGGACAAGTACAGAACAGAAGGATTCTTCTCCAGGGTGAACTACAGCTTTGAGGATAAGTATTCCCTTTCAGCCTCTTACCGCCGCGATGGCACTTCCCGCTTCTACAGAGATGTACGTTGGGGCGACTTCTGGTCGGTGGGTGCTGCCTGGCGCCTTGATCAGGAAACGGCCATTCATCTGCCAGACTGGGTGGGAATGTTAAAATTAAGAGGTTCGTACGGAGAGGTTGGAAACGATGATGTAGGCGATTATTATGCTTGGCAGGCATTATACGAGCTAGGGTATAATAATGCCAGTGAGCCGGGCTATCTGCAGAGCACGCTGGGTAATCAGGAACTGGTGTGGGAGTCGAATAACAGTTTTGACGTAGGTGTGGATTTTAACTTGTTTAACAGGCTGAGCGGTAGCGTAGAGTATTTTAACAGGCAATCTGAAAACCTTCTTTTTGAAGTGCCGCTTCCAATTTCGAGCGGCATTATGACCAGGTTCGAAAATGTAGGAGCTATGTATAACAGAGGCGTTGAGGTGCAGTTAACTGCTGATCTTGTCAGAGGGGCAGGATTTGGCTGGAATGTAGATTTTAACTGGACATCCTACAAGAACAGGATTACAAAGTTGCCTCAGGATGAAATTATAAATGATACCAAGAAGCTAATGGTTGGGCAGTCTATCTATGATTTCTGGCTACGCGATTGGTATGGCGTTGACCCGGCAACAGGTGCTGCACTTTATCGGGCAGATTCCTACAACGAGAGCAACAGCATGATCATCGGCAATGATACGGTTACAACAAACATCAACAATGCCAGGTACCAATACAGCGGCAGTGCTATACCTAAGTTCTCGGGAGGTATCACCAACACGTTTTCGTATAAGAACCTATCACTTTCTGCCCTGATAACCTACCAGGTGGGTGGTAAAGTATACGATGCCGCCTATGCAGCCCTTATGAGTTCAGGGACCTACGGCACGGCTTTACATGTGGATGCCCTGAACCGCTGGCAAAAGCCTGGTGATATAACCAATGTGCCGCGTATGGATAATTCTCAAACAAGCAATTTTAATGGCTCAAATTCAGATCGATGGCTGATTGATGGCTCGCACCTGAACATCAGATCTGTAAATTTATCCTACAGCCTTCCTTCCAGCCTGGCATCCCGGCTGCAGCTTCAGAATGCGGTTATATACCTTACCGGAGAGAATCTGGCGCTTATCAGCAGGCGCAAGGGGCTGAATGTTACGCAGGCCTACACGGGAGTTACTTCCAATTACTACTCAGCTGCACGTGTCCTTACACTCGGATTGAATTTAACCCTTTAA